One part of the Vespula pensylvanica isolate Volc-1 chromosome 18, ASM1446617v1, whole genome shotgun sequence genome encodes these proteins:
- the LOC122635494 gene encoding uncharacterized protein LOC122635494 translates to MFPVKVILQFVLILIFFDTFLFGKADGMFDKIKTGFRYANDYLEIVKDVANLVSQSLNPEKEESSKRGDHEGDEKNQDFGPTNVISAFFRLLGLDSQKIAAIAVNSVIFLAQMISSLFGLPSVKDNKVDRSIETESPWDPLKFILENKNDKMTRLIEEARNEALPDRLMDTIDGFDSACIRLLLCKASIVIRSAQESLKKKKSNGIRSFTAWLPSKEDFERNSDECEDKYTDCRLFPES, encoded by the exons ATGTTCCCGGTCAAAGTGATCCTACAATTCGTcctcattttaatattttttgacaCGTTTCTCTTCGGAAAAGCAGATG GGATGttcgataagataaaaacTGGTTTTCGATACGCGAACGATTACTTAGAAATCGTCAAGGACGTAGCCAATCTTGTATCTCAAAGTTTGAATCCTGAAAAGGAAGAATCTTCTAAACGTGGAGATCACGAAGGAGATGAGAAAAATCAAGATTTTGGTCCGACCAACGTAATCTCAGCATTCTTCAGATTACTCGGTCTTGATTCACAAAAGATCGCAGCTATTGCAGTGAACAGTGTCATTTTTCTCGCACAAATG ATCAGTTCTCTTTTCGGATTACCATCGGTGAAAGACAATAAAGTTGATCGATCCATTGAAACTGAGTCACCTTGGGATCCACTGAAATTTATCctagagaataaaaatgataaa ATGACAAGATTGATCGAGGAGGCTCGAAACGAGGCACTTCCGGATCGATTGATGGACACAATAGATGGTTTCGATTCAGCCTGCATCAGATTGTTACTTTGTAAAGCATCTATAGTGATCAGATCTGCTCAAGAGTctctgaagaagaagaagtcaaACGGGATTCGTTCGTTTACCGCTTGGCTTCCGTCTAAAGAAGACTTCGAGAGGAACTCCGATGAGTGTGAGGACAAATACACAGATTGTAGATTATTTCCGGAATCATGA
- the LOC122635496 gene encoding uncharacterized protein LOC122635496 isoform X2, with protein sequence MDRSTLLSFTDETSMIEKYGQPEGRIKSTLPIALPLKRNNKLPIRRYGSDYYEEKGKDTKISKIFQLAVTALSFLAFGGYLLTLIITAIRRNSNSTGTGNVIVFSNLQNLQKYQRPKRNLLVLDPTENNFQTDKLYQGMIMLSRTYARFEH encoded by the exons ATGGATCGATCAACTTTATTGTCTTTCACCGATG AAACATCGATGATTGAGAAGTATGGGCAGCCCGAAGGACGAATAAAATCAACATTACCAATAGCCTTgccattaaaaagaaacaataaattacCGATAAGACGTTATGGCAGCGATtattatgaagaaaaaggCAAAGACACGAAGATTTCCAAAATCTTTCAATTAGCTGTCACTGCACTTTCGTTCCTAGCTTTCGGTGGTTATCTCTTAACTTTGATCATCACAGCGATTAGACGAAATTCAAACTCGACTGGCACTGGGAACGTCATCGTTTTTTCG AATCTGCAGAATTTACAAAAGTATCAACGACCAAAAAGGAATCTTCTCGTTTTGGATCCaacggaaaataattttcaaacggATAAACTTTATCAAGGAATGATTATGCTATCTCGTACTTATGCACGATTCGAACATTAA
- the LOC122635496 gene encoding uncharacterized protein LOC122635496 isoform X1 → MNSQRVLIFFLVISWEFETGNFVDIYQDEIESLSELPLDRLIKIKSSIAPILETSMIEKYGQPEGRIKSTLPIALPLKRNNKLPIRRYGSDYYEEKGKDTKISKIFQLAVTALSFLAFGGYLLTLIITAIRRNSNSTGTGNVIVFSNLQNLQKYQRPKRNLLVLDPTENNFQTDKLYQGMIMLSRTYARFEH, encoded by the exons ATGAATTCTCAAAGagttcttattttcttcctagTTATCTCATGGGAATTCGAAACAGGAAATTTTGTGGATATTTATCAGGATGAAATTGAAAGTTTGAGCGAGTTACCTTTGGATAGGCTGATTAAAATCAAGTCATCGATTGCACCAATATTGG AAACATCGATGATTGAGAAGTATGGGCAGCCCGAAGGACGAATAAAATCAACATTACCAATAGCCTTgccattaaaaagaaacaataaattacCGATAAGACGTTATGGCAGCGATtattatgaagaaaaaggCAAAGACACGAAGATTTCCAAAATCTTTCAATTAGCTGTCACTGCACTTTCGTTCCTAGCTTTCGGTGGTTATCTCTTAACTTTGATCATCACAGCGATTAGACGAAATTCAAACTCGACTGGCACTGGGAACGTCATCGTTTTTTCG AATCTGCAGAATTTACAAAAGTATCAACGACCAAAAAGGAATCTTCTCGTTTTGGATCCaacggaaaataattttcaaacggATAAACTTTATCAAGGAATGATTATGCTATCTCGTACTTATGCACGATTCGAACATTAA
- the LOC122635493 gene encoding H2.0-like homeobox protein translates to MNGENTNVLEKVNRPKILKFGVERILSNEFSSKRTVVRPSPTSMVPSQDVLRPLAVQFSTVACPCPGSCTSCDLRTCSGFPFRQTPIETQAMINYQRNNTDNFGNLYRPAAVRAISRVTTAASSNLGNTMETNTRRKRSWSRAVFSSLQRKGLERRFSLQKYITKPDRRQLAATLGLTDAQVKVWFQNRRMKWRHTKQGENNNSSIADPDSTQKEIPQKILEDSTKNVEGKTILSEDEEDIEIQVDV, encoded by the exons ATGAACGGTGAAAATACAAATGTTTTGGAAAAAGTTAATCGTccaaaaattttaaaatttgGTGTCGAACGTATTTTGTCGAATGAATTCTCTTCGAAGAGGACAG TAGTACGTCCAAGTCCAACATCGATGGTTCCATCACAAGATGTATTGAGACCACTAGCGGTTCAATTTTCCACGGTAGCGTGTCCTTGTCCCGGAAGCTGTACCAGTTGTGATCTTCGTACCTGTTCCGGTTTTCCCTTTAGACAAACTCCGATCGAAACTCAAGCGATgattaattatcaaagaaataatacagaTAATTTTGGAAATTTGTATCGACCAGCTGCTGTCCGAGCAATTTCAAGAg TGACAACGGCAGCATCTTCCAATCTTGGTAATACTATGGAAACTAATACGAGAAGGAAACGATCGTGGTCCAGAGCTGTGTTTAGTTCTTTGCAAAGGAAGGGTCTTGAAAGGAGATTCTCTTTGCAAAAGTACATCACAAAACCTGATAGAAGACAATTGGCTGCTACTTTAGGACTCACCGACGctcaa GTAAAAGTTTGGTTTCAAAATCGACGAATGAAATGGCGACATACTAAAcaaggagaaaataataattcgtcgaTCGCTGATCCAGATTCGACTCAAAAAGAAATTCCTCAGAAAATATTAGAAGACTCGACGAAAAATGTCGAAGGAAAAACTATTCTTtccgaagatgaagaagatattGAGATACAAGTGGACGTATAA
- the LOC122635488 gene encoding 2-oxoglutarate and iron-dependent oxygenase JMJD4: MCARVFVRVLSYSINNIKWTSEMYIMLKIIEITKNDVPSNAKHLPTIESVRRVDHNLTYNEFFHKFLINNEPCIIDTAITESWPCRQQWVLKDAPNFEFLGRLFGQCLVPISDCKRRYYNSQLKNDMNMQEYLDYWVKYRNSDYTSDMPLLYLKDWHCTKIFPDLVYYEVPHYFASDWLNEYYIAKPELDDDYMFVYMGPKGTWTPLHADVFFSYSWSANIVGRKRWLLFPPKEENKFRDSYGQLVYDVLSEDLKDHSKYKEYDSQNLKCFDVIQEAGEIMFIPSGWHHQVWNLEDTISVNHNWINGCNIRTIWLSLKQQLSSVMKEVEDCKDMVNWVEHCQLMLKVSHGMNYIQFYSFISFIATKRLDFITKGSRVNSFGKYEFGINHCSFDLTMLKTVLEDFIIETKEKSIYSLISADDQPINLLEKINFVLQDEDK, from the exons ATGTGCGCGCGAGTGTTTGTGCGAGTATTAtcatattcaattaataatattaagtgGACGAGTGAAATGTAcattatgttaaaaataatcgaaataacgaAGAACGATGTACCGTCCAATGCTAAACATCTTCCAACGATTGAATCGGTGAGACGAGTGGATCATAACTTGacatataatgaattttttcacAAGTTTCTTATTAACAACGAACCATGTATTATCGATACCGCGATCACCGAAAGTTGGCCATGTAGACAACAGTGGGTATTAAAAGACGCGCCAAATTTCGAATTTCTCGGTAGACTGTTCG GCCAATGTCTAGTACCTATATCTGATTGTAAAAGGAGATACTACAATTCCCAACTTAAGAACGATATGAATATGCAAGAATATTTGGATTATTGGGTTAAATATAGAAACAGTGATTATACATCCGATATGCCACTTTTGTATCTGAAAGATTGGCACTGTACAAAAATCTTCCCTGATTTAGTTTATTATGAAGTACCGCATTACTTTGCATCCGATTGGTTGAATGAATATTACATTGCTAAGCCTGAATTAGATGATGATTATATGTTTGTTTACATGGGACCAAAAGGAACatg GACGCCATTGCATGCcgatgtatttttttcatatagcTGGTCTGCCAATATCGTTGGTAGAAAACGTTGGTTACTTTTTCcaccgaaagaagaaaataaatttcgtgaTTCATACGGTCAATTGGTATACGATGTACTTTCTGAAGATCTTAAGGATCATTCTAAATATAAAGAGTATGATAGTCaaaatttaaaatgttttgATGTAATACAAGAAGCTGGAGAGATTATGTTCATTCCATCAGGATGGCATCATCAAGTCTGGAATTTG GAAGATACTATTTCTGTGAATCATAATTGGATCAATGGATGTAATATACGTACCATATGGCTGAGTTTGAAACAACAATTATCTTCCGTTATGAAAGAAGTGGAAGATTGTAAAGATATGGTTAATTGGGTTGAACATTGTCAATTAATGTTGAAAGTTTCTCATGGAAtgaattatatacaattttactcttttatatctttcatcgCAACGAAACGTTTagattttattacgaaaggAAGTAGGGTTAACTCCTTTGGGAAATACGAGTTTGGAATAAATCATTGTTCCTTTGATCTTACCATGTTAAAAACTGTTTTGGAAGATTTTATCATCGAAACTAAGGAGAAATCAATTTATAGTTTGATATCTGCAGATGACCAACCGATCAATTTATTagagaaaatcaattttgtaCTTCAAGACGAAGATAAGTAA
- the LOC122635595 gene encoding uncharacterized protein LOC122635595 gives MVLLRIKPNQMLRLLNLTGNFTSTWPGSQKAGRFEMVLRDVGWILGMLNAFLILLALFYADYYYINGKDVVTLMKPLCETATLIDVILALILCRFKRTSLQKLMEEVEEFIKNCNTEEEAIMQKYIDHSSISTTMAASNVAAAIAFSFTPFFTENDVPGDAMFPFDLKSLFVKIPIYILDTILLFQTALCVCVDFMIAMLMWYSATKLEILGLKLENAADKYKVKDCAKEHQKILNFISETQKVIQTLLFKTNVTMGATAIGATFSLLHTLLLQHEPINVELQFICMMIASYQRLYVTALPADDLKEMSMKLATSAYSSKWFEDSSKMAIDVHIIILRSQKPILISMGGLLPNLTLEYYANVRNNNQIISIRKIHLII, from the exons atggTACTACTTCGTATCAAACCGAATCAAATGCTTCGCTTATTAAATTTAACCGGAAATTTTACCAGTACTTGGCCGGGATCTCAGAAAGCAGGACGTTTTGAAATGGTCTTACGAGATGTTGGTTGGATTTTAGGAATGTTAAATgcatttctaatattattggCTTTATTTTATgccgattattattatataaatggaaAAGACGTTGTTACTTTAATGAAGCCTTTATGCGAAACAGCTACTCTCATAGATGTTATACTTGCTTTAATTTTATGCAGATTCAAAAGGACTAGTTTACAG AAACTCATGGAAGAGGTggaagaatttattaaaaattgcaaTACCGAGGAGGAAGCCATCatgcaaaaatatatagatcatTCGTCCATCTCAACAACAATGGCGGCATCAAACGTTGCAGCGGCcattgcattttcttttactccaTTCTTTACAGAGAATGACGTTCCTGGCGATGCTATGTTTCCATTTGACTTAAAATCATTGTTCGTTAAAATTCCGATATACATATTGGACacgattcttctctttcaaacTGCATTATGCGTTTGTGTGGATTTTATGATAGCCATGTTGATGTGGTACTCTGCTACTAAATTAGAAATCTTAGGATTGAAACTTGAAAATGCTGCGGacaaatataaagtaaaagattGTGCTAAGGAAcatcaaaaaatattgaa TTTCATATCCGAAACACAAAAAGTTATTCaaacattattattcaaaaCGAACGTGACGATGGGCGCAACTGCAATCGGTGCGACATTTTCGCTCCTTCAC ACGTTGCTCTTACAGCATGAACCCATAAACGTAGAACTACAGTTTATTTGCATGATGATCGCTAGCTATCAAAGATTATATGTTACAGCTTTACCTGCTgacgatttaaaagaaatg aGTATGAAACTCGCGACGTCGGCATATAGTTCAAAATGGTTCGAAGATTCCTCCAAAATGGCAATCGACGTacacattataatattaagaagCCAAAAACCAATTTTGATTTCAATGGGTGGTCTGCTTCCCAATTTAACTCTCGAATATTATGCAaatgtaagaaataataatcaaataatatctattagaaaaattcatttgataATTTGA